One window of Tenacibaculum maritimum NCIMB 2154 genomic DNA carries:
- a CDS encoding aminopeptidase P family protein, producing MIKTIFVVLLFIGTVGIAQTPTDYLSKEFHKERRGLLRAKMPKNSVAIFFSNSIRNRANDVDYIFHQDPNFYYLTGHREPNAVLLVYSDKQKDVKGNSFNEVLYVQKKDPHYEMWNGKRLGVQEAKEILGFSNVKPARVFLETENNFKKFDKVFVEKFKNDHRNLDDNADVYDLVKSFKEQSGYDASLFLSPVKKQIYELIKSTPIENSANVAQVIGKIVIDYPDLEEDEILQKYKTTFSDEVKKELKEKVATHLNKRTNIDADFLIRSMAELREVKSREELKLLIKAIRISAIGQIEVMKAMKPHMSEAEIQGIHEFVYKKYGAEHEGYPSIVGAGNNGCVLHYIDNNRVRVGSDLVLMDLGAEYRGYTADVTRTIPANGKFSEEQRTIYNIVLKAQNEGIAECKIGNDFWAPGVAAKRVINKGLTDLGILKSEEEAHNYFPHGTSHHIGLDVHDPGTYGKFQENMVITVEPGIYIPEGSPCDKKWWGIGVRIEDDILITKKGAKNLSQEAPREVDAIEKMMNRKSILDNFVLPALD from the coding sequence ATGATAAAAACTATATTTGTGGTATTACTGTTTATAGGAACAGTAGGCATTGCACAAACCCCTACAGATTATTTATCTAAAGAATTTCACAAAGAAAGAAGAGGTTTACTGAGAGCAAAAATGCCAAAAAATTCAGTAGCTATTTTCTTTTCCAATTCTATTAGAAATAGAGCTAATGATGTAGATTATATCTTTCATCAAGATCCTAATTTTTATTATTTAACAGGGCATAGAGAGCCCAATGCTGTTTTATTGGTGTATTCTGATAAACAAAAAGATGTTAAAGGAAATTCTTTTAATGAAGTTTTATATGTTCAAAAAAAAGATCCTCATTATGAAATGTGGAATGGGAAGCGTTTAGGGGTGCAAGAAGCAAAAGAAATACTAGGATTTTCAAATGTAAAGCCCGCAAGAGTATTTTTAGAGACTGAAAATAATTTCAAGAAATTTGATAAAGTATTTGTTGAAAAGTTTAAAAACGATCATCGAAACTTAGATGATAACGCAGATGTATATGATTTGGTAAAAAGCTTTAAAGAACAATCAGGGTATGATGCATCATTGTTTTTATCGCCAGTTAAAAAGCAAATATATGAGTTGATTAAATCGACACCTATAGAGAATAGTGCTAATGTAGCTCAGGTAATAGGAAAGATTGTTATTGATTATCCTGATTTAGAGGAGGATGAAATTTTACAAAAATATAAGACAACTTTTAGTGATGAAGTAAAAAAAGAACTAAAAGAAAAGGTAGCCACACATTTAAATAAAAGAACTAATATTGATGCTGATTTTTTAATAAGATCAATGGCTGAACTACGTGAGGTAAAATCAAGAGAAGAACTAAAATTATTAATAAAAGCCATTCGTATTTCTGCAATTGGACAAATAGAGGTAATGAAAGCAATGAAACCTCATATGAGTGAGGCGGAAATTCAGGGAATTCATGAGTTTGTGTATAAAAAATATGGCGCAGAGCATGAAGGGTATCCTTCTATTGTTGGTGCAGGTAATAATGGATGTGTATTGCACTATATAGATAATAATAGAGTAAGAGTAGGAAGTGATTTGGTTTTAATGGATTTAGGAGCTGAGTATCGTGGATATACCGCGGATGTTACACGTACAATACCTGCCAATGGGAAGTTTTCAGAGGAGCAACGAACAATTTATAATATTGTATTAAAAGCTCAAAATGAAGGAATTGCCGAATGTAAAATAGGTAATGATTTTTGGGCACCAGGAGTAGCTGCAAAAAGAGTGATCAACAAAGGTTTAACCGATTTAGGAATTCTGAAATCAGAAGAAGAAGCACATAATTATTTCCCTCATGGTACTTCCCATCATATAGGGCTCGATGTTCATGACCCAGGAACGTATGGTAAGTTCCAAGAGAACATGGTAATTACTGTAGAGCCTGGTATTTATATTCCAGAAGGAAGTCCATGTGATAAAAAATGGTGGGGAATAGGAGTTCGAATAGAAGATGATATTTTAATCACTAAAAAAGGAGCTAAAAATTTGTCACAAGAAGCGCCCAGAGAGGTAGATGCTATTGAAAAAATGATGAATAGAAAAAGTATTTTAGATAATTTTGTTTTACCTGCTTTGGATTAA
- the gcvT gene encoding glycine cleavage system aminomethyltransferase GcvT gives MKNTALTHIHESLGAKIVPFAGYNMPVQYEGVNIEHETVRKSVGVFDVSHMGEFFLKGENALALIQKITSNDASKLIPGKAQYSCMPNDEGGIIDDLIIYMIAENEYMLVVNASNIEKDWNWISKHNDLNVTMENRSEEWSLLAIQGPKAAEAMQSLTSVDLSAIKFYTFEITDFAGLPNVIVSATGYTGSGGFEIYVKNEDVETVWNKVFEAGAHWGIKPIGLAARDTLRLEMGYCLYGNDIDDTTSPLEAGLGWITKFTKDFVNAEELKAQKENGITRKLVAFELTERGIPRQGYDIVNAKGDIIGTVTSGTMSPSLSKGIGLGYVPKELSKVDSEIFIQIRKKQLPAKVVKLPFYKG, from the coding sequence ATGAAAAATACAGCATTAACTCATATACATGAATCTCTTGGTGCTAAAATTGTTCCTTTTGCAGGTTATAATATGCCCGTTCAATATGAGGGTGTAAACATTGAGCACGAAACTGTTAGAAAAAGTGTAGGCGTTTTTGACGTTAGTCATATGGGAGAGTTTTTCTTAAAAGGAGAAAATGCCTTGGCTTTGATTCAAAAAATAACTTCTAATGACGCTTCTAAATTAATTCCAGGAAAAGCGCAATACAGTTGTATGCCTAATGATGAAGGTGGTATTATTGATGATCTAATCATTTATATGATTGCTGAAAATGAGTATATGCTTGTGGTAAATGCCTCTAATATTGAAAAAGACTGGAATTGGATTTCTAAACATAATGACTTAAATGTTACTATGGAAAATCGTTCAGAAGAGTGGTCTTTATTAGCCATCCAAGGACCTAAAGCTGCTGAAGCTATGCAATCATTAACTTCTGTTGACTTATCTGCTATTAAATTTTATACATTTGAAATTACAGATTTTGCAGGACTTCCTAATGTCATTGTTTCTGCTACTGGTTATACAGGTTCTGGCGGATTTGAAATTTATGTTAAAAATGAAGATGTAGAAACTGTTTGGAATAAAGTTTTTGAGGCTGGTGCCCACTGGGGAATTAAACCTATTGGACTAGCTGCTCGTGATACACTACGTTTAGAAATGGGGTATTGTTTATATGGTAATGATATTGATGATACTACCTCTCCTCTTGAAGCTGGGCTTGGTTGGATTACAAAATTTACGAAAGATTTTGTGAATGCTGAAGAGTTAAAAGCACAGAAAGAAAACGGAATCACTCGCAAACTAGTGGCTTTTGAGCTAACAGAACGCGGAATTCCTCGTCAAGGATACGATATTGTAAATGCCAAAGGTGATATTATAGGTACTGTTACCTCTGGAACTATGAGCCCTTCTCTAAGTAAAGGTATTGGCTTAGGTTATGTTCCTAAAGAACTTTCAAAAGTAGATTCCGAGATTTTTATACAAATTCGTAAAAAACAACTACCTGCTAAGGTTGTTAAACTTCCTTTTTACAAAGGATAA
- a CDS encoding zinc metalloprotease, with the protein MKKFNLLLVLAIAAQVFTSCENNEVLNEEIIANSKSTKSLNLTESEQKIYTTMSSLLKEGKGFNFPLEKNQVNFIKSEEDHFLQFEGAAKKSYLLESADHNTSSTVILEEDNKDIDMLIKTTEKGMEKLYTFHLRLSSNSQAIKQLKAVKEEKDASKQVCQMAPLTTNPSRELNFFIEGDGRPRRGSHGRYIGAPEKKTSWRIIIHKSGEADLDIDRQVMFMNKALRELDAFNNFVVSYLDASAFHEKTKNNYDSKSVLEQFNKELTHAPLHYNTLPEWVHIFARKEPFGKTLGEASGIGTKWNRAAIISASGPSSDDVTLVHEIGHLFGAHHIDGTIRDGFGTYSSIMLSGQDSFSAAQLFPTLSRFDDDKNRYTMIQQIQGESFGDPILE; encoded by the coding sequence ATGAAAAAATTTAATCTATTATTAGTACTAGCAATAGCTGCACAAGTATTTACCTCTTGTGAAAACAATGAGGTTTTAAATGAAGAAATTATTGCCAACTCGAAGAGCACTAAAAGCTTAAATCTAACGGAAAGCGAGCAAAAAATTTATACCACAATGTCTTCTTTACTAAAGGAAGGAAAGGGATTCAACTTTCCTTTAGAAAAAAACCAAGTAAACTTTATAAAGTCAGAAGAAGATCATTTTTTACAATTCGAAGGTGCTGCAAAAAAGTCTTATTTATTGGAATCAGCAGATCATAACACCTCTTCTACTGTTATTTTGGAAGAAGACAATAAGGACATAGATATGCTTATAAAAACTACTGAGAAAGGTATGGAAAAGCTTTACACTTTTCACTTACGTCTCTCTTCAAATTCGCAAGCTATCAAACAATTAAAAGCTGTTAAAGAAGAAAAAGATGCTTCAAAACAGGTTTGTCAAATGGCTCCTTTAACAACGAATCCATCTAGAGAACTAAACTTTTTCATTGAAGGAGATGGACGTCCTAGAAGAGGTTCACACGGTAGGTATATAGGTGCTCCTGAAAAAAAGACTTCTTGGAGGATAATCATTCATAAGTCAGGAGAAGCTGATTTAGACATAGATAGGCAAGTTATGTTCATGAATAAAGCGCTTAGAGAGCTAGATGCTTTTAATAATTTTGTTGTTAGCTATTTAGATGCCTCTGCTTTTCATGAAAAGACAAAAAACAATTACGACTCAAAAAGTGTCTTAGAGCAATTTAACAAAGAACTAACTCATGCTCCTTTACACTACAATACACTTCCTGAATGGGTACATATTTTTGCTAGAAAGGAACCATTTGGTAAAACATTAGGTGAGGCATCAGGAATAGGGACAAAATGGAATAGAGCTGCAATTATAAGTGCTAGTGGTCCTTCTTCTGATGACGTTACTTTAGTGCATGAAATCGGTCATTTATTTGGCGCTCATCATATTGATGGTACTATAAGAGACGGATTTGGTACTTATTCATCTATAATGCTTTCAGGACAAGATAGTTTCTCTGCCGCTCAACTCTTTCCTACACTTTCTCGTTTTGACGATGATAAAAATAGATATACAATGATTCAGCAAATCCAAGGTGAAAGTTTTGGTGACCCAATACTTGAGTAA
- a CDS encoding prohibitin family protein gives MNSRQQLDIRFPKGGLFLVLLLVIAIVAFTKSTKTIKSGEAGVLYKTFGGGVVTDEPPLGEGFHVVAPWNDVIIYEVRQQELFEKMQVLSSNGLEIQLEATAWYQPRYEKLGALHQEKGENYVSRVIQPAIRSAARSVVGRYTPEQLYSSKRDAIQEEIFEETKKILDKQYVQLNEVLVRDVELPLSIKNAIERKLKQEQESLEYEFRLVTAQKEAEKQIIEAKGKADANRILSASLTDKILQDKGIEATLKLSQSSNSKVVLIGAGKNGMPIILGNQ, from the coding sequence ATGAATAGCAGACAACAATTGGATATAAGATTCCCCAAAGGAGGGCTTTTTTTAGTATTATTACTTGTAATAGCAATAGTAGCTTTTACAAAATCAACCAAAACAATAAAATCAGGAGAGGCAGGTGTGTTATATAAAACTTTTGGAGGAGGAGTGGTAACAGATGAACCGCCTTTAGGAGAAGGTTTTCACGTGGTAGCTCCTTGGAATGACGTGATTATTTATGAGGTTCGTCAACAAGAATTATTTGAAAAGATGCAAGTTCTTTCTTCTAACGGTTTAGAAATTCAATTAGAGGCGACCGCTTGGTATCAACCTAGATATGAGAAATTAGGAGCTTTACATCAGGAAAAAGGAGAAAACTATGTATCTAGAGTGATACAACCAGCTATTCGCTCAGCAGCTAGAAGTGTTGTGGGGCGTTATACACCAGAGCAGTTGTACTCTAGTAAAAGAGATGCGATTCAAGAAGAGATTTTTGAAGAAACTAAAAAGATTTTAGACAAACAATATGTACAATTAAATGAGGTGTTAGTTAGAGATGTAGAATTGCCACTAAGCATTAAAAATGCAATAGAACGAAAATTGAAACAAGAGCAAGAATCTTTGGAATACGAGTTTAGATTAGTAACTGCTCAAAAAGAAGCAGAAAAACAAATAATTGAAGCAAAAGGAAAAGCAGATGCAAATAGAATTTTAAGTGCTTCTTTAACAGATAAAATATTACAAGATAAAGGAATAGAGGCTACTTTAAAGCTGTCGCAATCTTCTAATAGCAAAGTAGTATTGATAGGCGCTGGTAAAAACGGAATGCCCATTATTTTAGGAAATCAGTAA
- a CDS encoding heavy metal translocating P-type ATPase, translated as MSEKHLKAKEHDHSHGGIFGESTELYFAILSGFFFFLGVVLEKLTDVQEIYTLGSFVIAFFFGGWFTTKEAIEKIRKGEFEIDFLMLIAALGAAYINKWEEGALLLFLFSLGHSLENYAMGKAKKSIEALGELSPKKVLVKRGETTAEILIEELKLEDIIVVKPNTKIGADGVIIKGHTSINQASITGESMPVDKEAIQEEVGNLKFEEIDKRNVVYTGSINGDNLIEVLVLKLNEDSTISRLIKMVNEVETKKSPTQLFTKKFEKWFVPIVIVLVFLLCFAYLVIDESFEQSIYRAITVLVAASPCALAISTPSAVLSGVARGAKGGVLIKGGRALEDLGSLTTIAFDKTGTLTEGTPRLTNIITVNNTDKETLLELVLSVESLSNHPLAKAISKEIITKYATVNRGEVSNIEAFQGMGIRAIYREKEAFIGNLHLMETKAISISEEVREMMKGFLEGGNTTMLVAYNKKLIGILTVMDTPRKFAKETLQSLKKLGIKKMVMLTGDHQNVGEAIANEIGLSEVRGGLLPEEKVSAIQQLQKKNTKIAMVGDGVNDAPAMASSSVGIAMGAAGSDVALETADIALMSDKIEKLPFVIGLSRTSKIIIKQNLWMSLGVVALLIPATLFGVASIGPVVIIHEGSTLLVVLNALRLLRFKED; from the coding sequence ATGTCAGAAAAACATTTAAAGGCTAAAGAACATGATCATAGCCATGGTGGAATCTTTGGGGAAAGCACTGAGTTGTATTTTGCAATTTTGAGTGGTTTTTTTTTCTTTTTAGGTGTAGTATTAGAGAAATTAACTGATGTTCAAGAAATATATACTTTAGGTAGTTTTGTAATAGCGTTCTTTTTTGGAGGATGGTTTACAACTAAGGAAGCTATTGAAAAAATAAGAAAGGGGGAATTTGAAATTGATTTCTTGATGTTGATAGCTGCTTTAGGAGCTGCTTATATTAATAAATGGGAAGAAGGAGCACTTCTTTTGTTTTTATTTAGTTTAGGGCACTCATTGGAAAATTATGCTATGGGAAAGGCTAAGAAATCTATCGAAGCTTTAGGAGAATTGTCTCCCAAAAAGGTGCTGGTGAAGCGAGGAGAAACTACGGCAGAAATTCTGATAGAAGAATTAAAATTAGAAGACATTATAGTGGTAAAACCCAATACCAAAATTGGAGCAGATGGGGTAATCATCAAAGGGCATACGAGTATAAATCAAGCTTCGATAACAGGAGAAAGTATGCCGGTTGATAAAGAAGCAATTCAAGAAGAGGTGGGAAATTTGAAGTTTGAAGAAATTGATAAAAGAAATGTAGTTTATACAGGATCTATCAATGGAGATAACCTGATAGAGGTGCTAGTGTTAAAACTTAATGAAGATAGTACTATTTCACGATTGATAAAAATGGTAAATGAAGTGGAAACTAAAAAATCTCCCACTCAGTTATTCACGAAGAAGTTTGAGAAGTGGTTTGTTCCAATAGTTATTGTGTTGGTGTTTCTTTTATGTTTTGCTTATTTGGTAATAGATGAATCATTTGAGCAAAGTATATATAGGGCAATTACAGTTTTAGTAGCAGCAAGCCCTTGCGCATTAGCTATTTCTACCCCCAGCGCCGTGCTTAGCGGTGTAGCTAGAGGAGCAAAAGGAGGTGTACTGATTAAAGGAGGGAGAGCTTTGGAAGATTTAGGAAGTTTAACAACGATAGCTTTTGATAAAACAGGAACATTAACAGAAGGAACTCCTAGATTAACCAATATAATTACTGTAAATAATACTGATAAAGAAACTCTTCTAGAATTAGTTTTGAGTGTAGAAAGTTTGAGTAATCATCCTTTAGCAAAAGCAATATCTAAAGAAATAATAACGAAATATGCTACAGTTAATAGAGGAGAGGTTTCTAATATAGAGGCATTTCAAGGAATGGGAATTCGAGCTATATATAGGGAAAAAGAGGCATTTATTGGGAATTTACATTTGATGGAAACGAAAGCTATTTCTATTTCTGAGGAGGTAAGAGAAATGATGAAAGGTTTCCTTGAAGGAGGAAATACCACGATGTTAGTAGCTTATAATAAGAAACTGATAGGAATTTTAACGGTGATGGATACTCCAAGAAAGTTTGCAAAAGAAACTTTACAAAGTTTAAAAAAACTGGGAATAAAAAAGATGGTAATGTTAACAGGAGATCATCAAAATGTAGGAGAGGCAATAGCAAATGAAATAGGTTTGTCAGAAGTAAGGGGAGGATTACTTCCAGAAGAAAAAGTTTCTGCGATTCAGCAATTACAGAAAAAGAATACTAAAATAGCAATGGTAGGTGATGGGGTAAATGATGCCCCAGCAATGGCAAGTAGCTCTGTAGGGATAGCAATGGGGGCAGCTGGAAGTGATGTAGCTTTGGAAACTGCGGATATCGCATTGATGTCGGATAAAATTGAGAAATTACCATTTGTAATAGGGTTAAGTAGGACGTCAAAAATTATTATCAAGCAAAATTTATGGATGAGTTTAGGGGTTGTAGCTCTTTTGATTCCAGCTACATTGTTTGGAGTAGCTTCTATTGGTCCCGTAGTGATAATTCATGAAGGTTCTACCTTGCTAGTGGTACTTAATGCACTTAGGTTATTGCGATTTAAAGAAGATTAA
- a CDS encoding efflux RND transporter periplasmic adaptor subunit — MKKIIILAVTAIFIISCNLKGGDHSDHDHAAEEGVPNSKKESKEEHNENELHLTKEQLIAAGIQSEEITKREIRNRVAVTGTIEVPPQSKATIYAPLEAFVHKTNLLPGDKVTKGQIIAVLQHPNFIELQYAYLEAINKRNVAQADYKRKKMLLENEIASKKSYQIVEGAYRSAQSLVDSYKEQLKLAGLSPDKIVTKGIQQYVEVKAPISGYVVENNLNKGMFLAANSEMMEIIDNDHMHAELNVFGTDITKIKKGDEFIFKPSGVDVEYKGAIQLISQKVNEKTKTVNVHGHFEDEENRLKSGMFINAEILLKGREVFTVPENALIEKGDEYFVFMAESKTEFIPLEVTIGNSDKGFVEVKAIQGDNFNIRVVTKGAHFLKGKLLQQSGGMEGHAH; from the coding sequence ATGAAAAAAATTATCATATTAGCAGTAACTGCCATATTTATCATCAGTTGTAATTTAAAAGGTGGCGATCATTCAGATCACGATCATGCTGCTGAGGAAGGAGTACCGAACTCTAAAAAAGAATCAAAGGAAGAGCATAATGAAAACGAGCTTCACCTAACTAAGGAGCAATTGATAGCAGCAGGTATTCAATCGGAAGAAATAACAAAAAGAGAAATTCGGAATAGAGTAGCAGTAACAGGTACTATAGAGGTACCTCCGCAGAGCAAAGCTACGATATATGCTCCACTAGAGGCTTTTGTCCATAAAACGAATTTGCTACCTGGTGATAAGGTAACAAAAGGACAAATAATAGCTGTACTACAACATCCTAATTTTATTGAATTACAGTATGCTTACTTAGAGGCTATAAATAAGAGAAATGTTGCTCAGGCAGATTATAAGCGTAAAAAAATGTTACTAGAAAATGAGATAGCATCTAAGAAATCATATCAAATAGTAGAAGGAGCTTATCGTTCAGCGCAAAGTTTGGTGGATAGCTATAAAGAGCAATTAAAATTAGCGGGTTTGTCTCCAGATAAAATAGTAACTAAAGGAATTCAGCAGTATGTAGAGGTAAAAGCGCCTATTTCAGGTTATGTAGTAGAAAATAATTTGAATAAAGGAATGTTTTTAGCGGCAAATAGTGAAATGATGGAGATTATAGATAATGACCATATGCATGCAGAATTAAATGTTTTTGGAACAGATATTACTAAGATTAAAAAAGGAGATGAGTTTATATTTAAACCTTCTGGAGTAGATGTTGAGTATAAAGGAGCTATTCAATTGATTAGTCAAAAAGTAAATGAAAAAACAAAAACAGTAAATGTACATGGGCATTTTGAAGATGAAGAGAACAGATTAAAATCAGGAATGTTTATCAATGCAGAGATTTTGCTAAAAGGAAGAGAAGTTTTTACTGTTCCTGAAAATGCGCTGATAGAAAAAGGAGATGAATATTTTGTATTTATGGCAGAAAGTAAAACAGAATTTATTCCTCTAGAGGTTACAATAGGTAATTCTGATAAAGGTTTTGTGGAAGTGAAAGCAATCCAAGGTGATAATTTTAATATAAGAGTAGTTACAAAAGGAGCTCATTTCTTAAAAGGAAAATTATTGCAACAGTCAGGAGGAATGGAAGGGCATGCGCATTAA